In Mangifera indica cultivar Alphonso chromosome 1, CATAS_Mindica_2.1, whole genome shotgun sequence, a single genomic region encodes these proteins:
- the LOC123225823 gene encoding polynucleotide 3'-phosphatase ZDP isoform X2, producing MAPTAVVAEYAKSNRSACKKCSEKIAAKALRLGSISRGPQGFDLTKWYHVDCFPFASEPSDSADNIKGFSSLKSGDQEALKKLVVECKKSLEEKTDGDKEDVESEETNSKRRKLSTLSTEANVEIPFSVSDIKETYKDAKLLPNWKAFQTTIFLERDDGLHDSKKIAAFDFDGCLAKTSVKRVGADAWSLMYPSIPDKLQSLYNDGYKLVIFTNESNIERWKNKRQTAVDSKIGRLNNFIKHVKVPFQVFIACGLSNSDGKADPFRKPKPGMWQIMEKHFNSGIPIDMDQSFYVGDAAGRDSDHSDADIKFAQVIGLQFFVPEDYFVS from the exons ATGGCCCCCACTGCAGTCGTTGCGGAGTACGCGAAATCGAACCGGTCAGCATGCAAAAAGTGCTCCGAAAAGATTGCGGCCAAGGCCTTGAGATTGGGGTCGATCAGCCGCGGCCCGCAAGGGTTTGACTTGACCAAATGGTATCATGTGGACTGCTTTCCTTTCGCTTCTGAGCCAAGTGATTCGGCTGACAACATCAAAGGCTTTTCATCGCTTAAG AGTGGTGATCAGGAAGCTTTGAAGAAATTGGTGGTTGAATGCAAGAAGTCTCTTGAGGAG AAAACTGATggagacaaagaagatgttGAATCGGAGGAAACAAATTCAAAGAGGAGAAAG TTATCAACTCTTAGTACGGAAGCTAATGTGGAGATACCATTTTCAGTCTCTGACATCAAGGAAACCTATAAG GATGCTAAACTGTTACCAAACTGGAAGGCCTTCCAGACAACCATTTTTCTTGAACGG GATGATGGTCTTCATGATTCAAAGAAAATTGCTGCATTTGATTTTGATGGATGTCTTGCAAAAACATCTGTGAAAAG AGTAGGTGCAGATGCTTGGTCCCTTATGTATCCTTCAATACCAGACAAGCTGCAGAGTTTGTATAATGATGGCTACAAGCTA GTAATTTTCACCAATGAATCTAACATTGAACGCTggaaaaacaaaagacaaacaGCTGTGGATTCAAAAATTGGACGGCTCAACAATTTCATTAAGCACGTGAAGGTCCCCTTTCAG GTTTTTATTGCTTGTGGATTAAGTAATTCTGATGGTAAAGCCGATCCCTTCCGCAAGCCAAAACCTGGAATGTGGCAGATTATGGAGAAACATTTCAACTCTGGCATTCCAATTGATATGGATCA ATCATTTTACGTTGGTGATGCAGCTGGTAGAGACAGTGATCATAGTGATGCTGATATTAAATTCGCTCAG GTCATTGGATTGCAGTTTTTTGTCCCTGAAGATTATTTTGTCTCTTAA
- the LOC123228231 gene encoding peptide-N4-(N-acetyl-beta-glucosaminyl)asparagine amidase A-like, whose protein sequence is MASSQLPLLLSLFLILLLQLLSTKAKLLNSKLLTSTILSQLSTTTHVNETKPIVYFEVTKPNKLPRTKPCSQLILSHDFGNTYRKPLVLANYTPPSHCTSLKLSKIILEWKATCEGRQFDRIFGVWLGGVELLRGCTAEPTAIGVMWSVDKDITRYQSLLVKNQTQTFAVHLSNIVDNTYTGVYHVNITIKFYPTEEKLNSHENDLDYPSSRFFANADLILPISRNLPWNDGLWFEITSPMDAQVKEFKIPQNAYRAVLEIYLSFHQEDEFWYSNFPNEYISTNHLGNTPGNGPFREVVVSLDDEIVGTIWPFTVIYTGGINFLFWSPITGIGSFDLPSYDIEITPFLGNILDGKNHKFGFSVTNGMNVWFVDANLHLWLDSKSRKTQGKVLEHNVSALHVYSQSDFKGLDGTVLTNVSRSMFSSGWVNSSYGEMTTEWIQDFRYTNSMSISKDATKQIINQMIHFNDSVYTRMPNYSVYSMYSYKRFPLGISTDVLDKGNESYSLVTNITLGFNEKESQIAGSDFSFGSLQNLQNGEVLVAIQDNHVLNALWNTKQAYEYHGSDLCYFRNISSLNDNILYDILSNTCMQ, encoded by the coding sequence ATGGCTTCTTCTCAGCTCCCTCTTCTTCTCTCCCTTTTCCTCATCCTGCTCCTCCAACTTCTCTCCACCAAAGCCAAGCTTCTCAACAGCAAGTTACTCACGTCAACCATCCTTTCCCAACTATCAACCACCACACATGTCAATGAAACCAAACCAATCGTCTACTTCGAAGTGACCAAACCAAACAAACTACCCAGAACAAAACCTTGTTCCCAACTCATACTCAGCCATGACTTTGGCAACACCTATAGAAAGCCCCTAGTACTTGCAAACTATACCCCTCCCTCTCATTGCACTTCCCTAAAGTTATCCAAAATCATTCTTGAGTGGAAAGCAACATGTGAAGGAAGACAATTTGATCGCATTTTTGGAGTTTGGTTAGGCGGCGTGGAGCTTCTCAGAGGCTGCACTGCAGAGCCAACAGCCATTGGGGTCATGTGGAGTGTTGATAAGGACATTACAAGGTACCAATCATTGCTTGTTAAGAATCAGACACAAACTTTTGCCGTTCATCTTAGTAATATTGTTGATAATACTTATACCGGGGTGTATCATGTGAATAtaactatcaaattttatccTACTGAAGAGAAGTTGAATTCTCATGAGAATGATTTGGATTATCCATCTTCCAGATTTTTTGCTAATGCTGATTTAATCTTACCCATTTCGCGAAATTTACCATGGAATGATGGGTTGTGGTTTGAAATAACGAGTCCAATGGATGCTCAAGTGAAGGAATTCAAAATTCCACAGAATGCTTACAGAGCTGTACTGGAAATTTACTTATCTTTCCATCAGGAAGATGAATTTTGGTATTCAAATTTTCCCAATGAGTACATTTCAACAAATCATCTTGGAAACACACCAGGGAATGGACCTTTTAGAGAGGTTGTGGTCAGTCTTGATGATGAAATAGTCGGCACAATTTGGCCATTTACTGTCATCTATACAGGAGGAATAAACTTCCTATTCTGGAGTCCCATTACAGGCATTGGCTCATTTGATCTTCCTTCTTATGATATCGAAATCACTCCTTTCTTGGGCAACATATTAGATGGAAAAAACCATAAGTTTGGTTTCAGTGTCACAAATGGTATGAATGTGTGGTTCGTAGATGCTAATTTGCATCTTTGGTTGGACAGTAAGAGCAGAAAAACCCAAGGAAAGGTTTTGGAACACAATGTCTCAGCTCTTCATGTTTATTCGCAGTCAGATTTTAAGGGTCTAGATGGAACAGTCTTGACAAATGTAAGCAGATCAATGTTCTCATCTGGGTGGGTCAACTCCTCCTATGGAGAGATGACAACCGAATGGATTCAAGATTTTCGCTATACTAACTCCATGTCGATAAGCAAAGATGCGACTAAACAGATCATTAATCAAATGATCCATTTTAATGACAGTGTTTACACCAGAATGCCTAACTATTCTGTGTACTCAATGTATTCATATAAAAGGTTTCCCCTCGGTATATCCACTGATGTACTGGATAAGGGAAATGAAAGTTATTCATTGGTAACAAACATCACGCTAGGATTCAATGAAAAGGAATCCCAGATTGCTGGTTCTGATTTCTCATTCGGCTCTCTCCAGAATCTGCAGAATGGGGAAGTTTTAGTAGCTATCCAGGACAACCATGTTCTCAACGCTCTGTGGAATACCAAACAAGCATATGAATATCATGGCAGTGACTTGTGCTACTTCAGGAACATAAGCAGCTTAAACGACAACATTCTCTATGATATTTTGTCAAATACATGCATGCAGTGA
- the LOC123225816 gene encoding squalene monooxygenase SE1-like — protein MVHLLMPMFGALLASILGLLFLQSFTGKKKSGDASIEMNRNECSKKSENVEHPAEVAESTTDIIIVGAGVAGSALAYTLAKDGRRVHVIERDLTEPDRIVGELLQPGGYLKLIELGLEDCVNTIDAQQVFGYALYKDGKSNKVSYPLENFNSDVAGRSFHNGRFIQRMREKAASLSNVKLEQGTVTSLIEEKGIIKGVTYRTKTGQELTTYAPLTVVCDGCCSNFRRSLCKPKVEIPSCFVGLILEKCELPYKNHGHVILANPAPILFYPISSTEVRCLVDVPGQKVPSISNGEMTNYLKTVVAPQIPQELHSSFIAAIDKGNIRTMTNRSMPAAPSPTPGAILLGDSFNMRHPLTGGGMTVALSDIVILRDLLRPLGNLNDSHALCKYLESFYTLRKPVASTINTLAGALYKVFCASSDPSRNELRQACFDYLSLGGGFTNGPIAILSGLNPRPLSLVRHFSAVAIYGVGRALLPFPSPKRMLIGARLILDASSIIFPIIKAEGVREMLFPASMPTHYAVQDLCLS, from the exons ATGGTTCATCTGTTGATGCCGATGTTTGGAGCTCTTCTAGCCTCAATCCTGGGACTGCTTTTCTTGCAAAGTTTTAcaggaaagaagaaaagtggAGATGCTTCAATTGAGATGAATAGGAACGAGTGTTCAAAGAAATCAGAAAATGTAGAACACCCTGCAGAGGTTGCTGAAAGCACTACCGACATAATTATTGTTGGAGCTGGAGTTGCAGGTTCAGCTCTGGCTTACACTCTTGCAAAG GATGGTCGGCGAGTGCATGTGATTGAAAGAGACTTGACTGAACCTGACAGGATTGTTGGTGAACTCCTGCAACCAGGAGGCTACCTCAAGTTGATAGAGTTGGGTCTTGAGG ATTGTGTGAACACCATTGATGCACAACAAGTGTTTGGTTATGCTCTCTACAAAGACGGAAAAAGCAACAAAGTATCTTATCCCTTGGAGAATTTCAATTCAGATGTGGCTGGTAGAAGCTTCCACAATGGCCGCTTCATTCAGAGAATGAGGGAAAAAGCCGCCTCCCTATCCAa TGTAAAATTGGAACAAGGAACTGTAACATCTCTGATTGAAGAAAAGGGGATTATAAAAGGGGTGACATATAGAACCAAGACAGGTCAAGAGCTGACAACATATGCTCCCCTTACTGTAGTATGTGATGGCTGTTGTTCAAATTTCCGGCGCTCCCTCTGCAAACCTAAG GTTGAAATTCCCTCTTGTTTTGTTGGTCTGATCCTGGAGAAGTGTGAGCTTCCATACAAGAATCATGGACATGTCATATTGGCAAATCCTGCGCCAATCTTGTTTTATCCTATTAGTAGCACTGAGGTTCGATGCTTAGTAGATGTACCAGGCCAAAAAGTGCCATCCATTTCAAAtggtgaaatgacaaattatttaaaaactgtGGTGGCTCCCCAG ATTCCCCAAGAACTTCACTCTTCTTTTATTGCTGCAATTGATAAAGGAAACATCAGAACAATGACTAATAGAAGCATGCCTGCTGCCCCATCTCCTACTCCCGGTGCTATTTTACTTGGGGACTCTTTCAATATGCGGCATCCTTTAACTGGAGGAGGAATGACTGTGGCTTTATCAGATATTGTTATTCTAAGGGATTTACTTAGGCCCCTAGGCAATCTTAATGATTCACATGCCCTATGCAAGTATCTTGAATCTTTTTACACTCTTCGTAAG CCAGTGGCATCTACGATAAATACATTGGCAGGTGCCCTCTACAAGGTTTTTTGTGCATCATCTGATCCTTCAAGAAATGAATTGCGCCAAGCATGTTTTGACTATTTGAGCCTTGGAGGTGGTTTCACAAATGGACCAATAGCTATTCTCTCTGGTCTAAATCCTCGTCCACTCAGTTTGGTTAGGCATTTCTCTGCTGTTGCAATCTATGGTGTCGGACGTGCATTGCTTCCCTTTCCTTCACCTAAACGCATGTTGATTGGTGCTAGACTGATTCTG GATGCATCAAGTATAATTTTCCCGATTATAAAGGCTGAAGGTGTAAGAGAGATGCTGTTCCCTGCTAGCATGCCAACACATTACGCAGTTCAGGATCTATGCTTAAGTTAG
- the LOC123227630 gene encoding uncharacterized protein LOC123227630, with protein MNPYDERRLRDEVIYLHSLWRQGPSRNPDPPPNQPNDTNKSSRSPLKPTTASPLKKRKRKRKRSSKKHNNMDNTSDGDPGRDSDYKWPVNPTPDPPPPTTGWGEMKKKTQSKAGPLSAHEKAKVMAMQAEQKGIEACHEFFSEKIGDESDEEEDRNLNEEFGEEDYLTEDDGDVDSEEFKFLLELFVKDDKLRSFYEKNHENGEFCCLVCRGIGEKLNKRYKDCLGLVQHTISISKTKRKRAHKALGRVVCKVLGWDFDRLPVIVLKGEPLGTSLGNSGFTKGEGANANAEDNKEDMTVAQVNEGSTTGNDSEIVEKVVLDGNRNDGELMIGEDEWAKANAEDNNEDMTFSQVNKGSTSGNDGEIVEKAVLDGNTSDCNPDCDLDRKWPIKPTPSPPLLTTGWGEMKMKTESKSGPLSAQEKAKVMAMQTEQKGLEACHEFFYNRDESDEEEDHIRDEEFDEEDYLTEDDGDLDSEEFKFFLELFVKDDKLRSFYEKNHENGEFCCLVCRGIGEKLNKRYKNCLSLVQHTISISKTKRKRAHRAFGQVVCKVLGWDFDSLPVLVLKGEPLGTSLVNSDLTKDEGAKANAEDNKDDITVAQANEASTSGNDGEIVEKVVLDGNRNYGEVMIGEDEWANANAEDNEEDMTVAQVDEGSTSGNDGEIVEKVVLNGNWNDGGLMIGEAGVEANANDDKDGSK; from the exons ATGAACCCCTACGATGAGCGGAGACTGAGAGATGAAGTGATTTATCTTCATTCTCTGTGGCGTCAAGGCCCTTCCAGAAACCCAGACCCACCACCAAACCAACCCAACGACACTAACAAGTCATCAAGAAGCCCCCTTAAACCCACCACCGCCTCGCCTTTGAAGAAgcgaaagagaaagagaaagagaagttCCAAAAAACATAACAATATGGATAACACATCAGACGGCGACCCGGGTCGTGATTCGGACTACAAATGGCCCGTCAACCCTACACCGGACCCTCCTCCGCCCACCACTGGATGGGgagagatgaagaagaaaacacAGAGCAAAGCTGGCCCTTTGTCGGCACATGAGAAAGCGAAAGTGATGGCAATGCAAGCAGAGCAGAAAGGTATTGAAGCTTGCCATGAGTTTTTCTCTGAAAAAATAGGGgatgaaagtgatgaagaagAGGATCGCAATCTCAATGAGGAGTTTGGCGAGGAGGATTATTTGACTGAGGATGATGGGGATGTGGATAGTGAGGAGTTTAAGTTTCTGTTAGAATTGTTTGTAAAGGATGATAAGTTGAGGAGTTTCTATGAGAAGAACCACGAGAATGGTGAATTTTGTTGCCTGGTTTGTCGTGGGATTGGGGAGAAACTTAACAAGAGGTATAAAGATTGTCTAGGCCTTGTTCAGCATACGATTTCTATATCGAAGAcgaaaagaaagagagctcaTAAAGCTTTGGGGCGGGTTGTGTGTAAGGTTCTGGGATGGGATTTTGATCGTTTGCCAGTGATTGTGTTGAAGGGTGAGCCACTTGGAACTTCTTTGGGGAATTCCGGCTTTACAAAG GGTGAAGGGGCAAATGCAAATGCTGAAGATAATAAGGAAGATATGACTGTTGCGCAGGTAAATGAGGGCTCTACAACTGGAAATGATTCTGAAATTGTGGAGAAAGTTGTTTTAGATGGTAATCGGAATGATGGTGAACTGATGATTGGTGAG GATGAATGGGCAAAGGCAAATGCTGAGGATAATAACGAAGATATGACTTTTTCTCAGGTAAATAAGGGCTCTACAAGTGGAAATGATGGTGAAATAGTGGAGAAAGCGGTTTTAGATGGTAACACATCAGACTGCAACCCGGATTGTGATTTGGACCGCAAATGGCCCATCAAGCCTACACCATCGCCTCCTCTGCTCACAACTGGATGGggagagatgaagatgaaaacagAGAGCAAATCTGGCCCTTTGTCGGCACAAGAGAAAGCTAAAGTGATGGCAATGCAAACAGAGCAGAAGGGTCTTGAAGCTTGCCACGAGTTTTTCTATAATAGGgatgaaagtgatgaagaagAGGATCACATTCGTGATGAGGAGTTTGATGAGGAAGATTATTTGACTGAGGATGATGGAGATTTAGATAGTgaagagtttaagttttttttagaattgtttGTAAAAGATGATAAGTTGAGGAGTTTCTATGAGAAAAACCATGAGAATGGTGAATTTTGTTGCCTGGTATGTCGTGGGATTGGGGAAAAACTTAACAAGAGgtataaaaattgtttaagccTTGTTCAGCATACAATTTCTATATCGAAGAcgaaaagaaagagagctcaTAGAGCTTTTGGGCAGGTTGTGTGTAAGGTTCTTGGATGGGATTTTGATAGTTTGCCAGTGCTTGTGTTGAAGGGTGAGCCACTTGGAACTTCTTTGGTGAATTCCGACCTTACAAAG GACGAAGGGGCAAAGGCAAATGCTGAAGATAATAAGGACGATATTACTGTTGCTCAGGCAAATGAGGCCTCTACAAGTGGAAATGATGGTGAAATAGTGGAGAAAGTGGTTTTAGATGGTAATCGGAATTATGGTGAAGTGATGATTGGTGAG GATGAATGGGCAAATGCAAATGCTGAGGATAATGAGGAAGATATGACTGTTGCTCAGGTAGATGAGGGCTCTACAAGTGGAAATGATGGTGAAATAGTTGAGAAAGTGGTTTTAAATGGTAATTGGAACGATGGTGGATTAATGATTGGTGAG GCTGGAGTCGAAGCAAATGCCAATGATGATAAGGATGGCTCGAAGTAA
- the LOC123225823 gene encoding polynucleotide 3'-phosphatase ZDP isoform X1, whose product MYNLCTFRAPYCNAIIVQPLLTITCRRFQKTRDCFRSFCFQNRPLKLSMAPTAVVAEYAKSNRSACKKCSEKIAAKALRLGSISRGPQGFDLTKWYHVDCFPFASEPSDSADNIKGFSSLKSGDQEALKKLVVECKKSLEEKTDGDKEDVESEETNSKRRKLSTLSTEANVEIPFSVSDIKETYKDAKLLPNWKAFQTTIFLERDDGLHDSKKIAAFDFDGCLAKTSVKRVGADAWSLMYPSIPDKLQSLYNDGYKLVIFTNESNIERWKNKRQTAVDSKIGRLNNFIKHVKVPFQVFIACGLSNSDGKADPFRKPKPGMWQIMEKHFNSGIPIDMDQSFYVGDAAGRDSDHSDADIKFAQVIGLQFFVPEDYFVS is encoded by the exons ATGTATAATCTCTGCACTTTCCGTGCACCCTACTGTAACGCTATCATTGTCCAACCCTTACTCACTATCACGTGTCGCCGGTTTCAGAAAACACGAGATTGCTTTCGCTCTTTTTGCTTCCAAAATCGCCCGTTAAAGCTATCAATGGCCCCCACTGCAGTCGTTGCGGAGTACGCGAAATCGAACCGGTCAGCATGCAAAAAGTGCTCCGAAAAGATTGCGGCCAAGGCCTTGAGATTGGGGTCGATCAGCCGCGGCCCGCAAGGGTTTGACTTGACCAAATGGTATCATGTGGACTGCTTTCCTTTCGCTTCTGAGCCAAGTGATTCGGCTGACAACATCAAAGGCTTTTCATCGCTTAAG AGTGGTGATCAGGAAGCTTTGAAGAAATTGGTGGTTGAATGCAAGAAGTCTCTTGAGGAG AAAACTGATggagacaaagaagatgttGAATCGGAGGAAACAAATTCAAAGAGGAGAAAG TTATCAACTCTTAGTACGGAAGCTAATGTGGAGATACCATTTTCAGTCTCTGACATCAAGGAAACCTATAAG GATGCTAAACTGTTACCAAACTGGAAGGCCTTCCAGACAACCATTTTTCTTGAACGG GATGATGGTCTTCATGATTCAAAGAAAATTGCTGCATTTGATTTTGATGGATGTCTTGCAAAAACATCTGTGAAAAG AGTAGGTGCAGATGCTTGGTCCCTTATGTATCCTTCAATACCAGACAAGCTGCAGAGTTTGTATAATGATGGCTACAAGCTA GTAATTTTCACCAATGAATCTAACATTGAACGCTggaaaaacaaaagacaaacaGCTGTGGATTCAAAAATTGGACGGCTCAACAATTTCATTAAGCACGTGAAGGTCCCCTTTCAG GTTTTTATTGCTTGTGGATTAAGTAATTCTGATGGTAAAGCCGATCCCTTCCGCAAGCCAAAACCTGGAATGTGGCAGATTATGGAGAAACATTTCAACTCTGGCATTCCAATTGATATGGATCA ATCATTTTACGTTGGTGATGCAGCTGGTAGAGACAGTGATCATAGTGATGCTGATATTAAATTCGCTCAG GTCATTGGATTGCAGTTTTTTGTCCCTGAAGATTATTTTGTCTCTTAA
- the LOC123213852 gene encoding pentatricopeptide repeat-containing protein At1g02060, chloroplastic: MAPKSFFVEQFFSSTSHYSPQLHKFRCFSSQPNRNFTDNHRSTEQRTKQSFKRPKSTTKTSTAISMARLINTNSWSSELQSSLSSLSPSLSKTTVDQTLRLIKSPQKALKFFNWVQQMGFVHNHQSFFLMLEILGQCRNLNVARNFLLSIEKRSDGLVKLEDKFFNSLIRSYGEAGLFQESIKMLSMMKSMAVSPSIVTFNSLLLVLLKRGRTNMGKNVFDEMLSTFGVTPDVYTFNILIRGFCKNSMVDEGFRIFQEMERFKCVPDVVTFNTIVDGLCRAGKVKIACNVVKGMGKKSVDLKPNVVTYTTLIRGYCMKQEIDEALLVFEKMISQGLKPSGITYNTLIKGLCEGRKFEKIREILEGAKESGGFIPDTCTFNTVMNAHCSEGKLVEAFEIFDKMRELQVQSDSSTYSVLIRSLCHTGDFERAEKLFDELSEKEILLSETGCAPLVAAYNPMFEYLCGNGKTKKAETVFRQLMKRGTQDPSSFKTLILGHCKEGTFKAGFDLLILMLRRDYVPDFETYDSLINVLLQKGEPLLAQETLEKMLKSSYLPRTSTFHSILAELVKKKCAHESASLVMLMLEKKVRQSIALSTRSVNLLFGSGLRDKAFQIAALLYDNGFVIEIEEVIGFLCQNRKILEAHKMLLFSLQKNHGVDIHLCSTVIEGLCKAHKLSEAFELYYELVEKGLHQQLPCLEDLKISLETGGRPKEAEFVFKRMSKQR, from the coding sequence atggcGCCGAAATCGTTCTTCGTTGAGCAGTTCTTCAGCTCGACCTCTCACTATTCGCCCCAGCTTCACAAATTCAGGTGTTTCTCCTCTCAACCCAACCGTAATTTCACTGATAATCATAGAAGTACCGAGCAACGAACGAAGCAGAGCTTCAAAAGACCAAAATCAACGACAAAGACTAGCACGGCTATATCCATGGCACGACTCATTAACACCAACTCTTGGTCAAGTGAGCTCCAGTcatctctttcttctttatctcCATCCCTTTCTAAAACCACCGTTGATCAAACTCTTCGCCTGATTAAATCCCCACAAAAAGCCCTTAAATTTTTCAACTGGGTTCAGCAGATGGGATTCGTCCACAATCACCAGTCTTTCTTTTTAATGCTTGAAATACTGGGCCAATGTCGAAACCTTAACGTGGCTCgtaattttcttctctctattGAGAAGAGATCTGATGGGTTGGTTAAACTCGAGGACAAGTTCTTTAATAGTTTGATTAGGAGCTATGGTGAAGCGGGTTTGTTTCAAGAGTCTATAAAGATGCTCTCAATGATGAAAAGTATGGCGGTTTCGCCTTCTATTGTTACTTTTAATAGTCTTTTGCTAGTTTTGTTGAAAAGGGGGAGAACTAATATGGGCAAGAATGTGTTCGATGAAATGCTTAGTACGTTTGGTGTAACGCCAGATGTTTATACTTTTAACATATTGATTAGAGGGTTTTGTAAGAATTCAATGGTTGATGAAGGGTTTAGGATTTTTCAAGAAATGGAGAGGTTTAAGTGTGTCCCTGATGTTGTTACGTTTAATACAATTGTTGATGGTTTGTGTAGAGCCGGTAAGGTTAAGATTGCCTGCAATGTCGTCAAGGGCATGGGGAAGAAGAGTGTGGATTTGAAACCGAATGTTGTTACTTATACCACTTTGATTAGAGGGTATTGCATGAAGCAGGAGATTGATGAGGCTTTGCTTGTTTTTGAAAAGATGATCAGTCAAGGATTGAAGCCTAGTGGAATTACATATAATACTCTTATTAAGGGTCTTTGTGAAGGAAGGAAGTTTGAGAAGATAAGAGAAATTTTGGAGGGAGCAAAAGAAAGTGGAGGATTTATTCCTGATACATGTACTTTCAACACAGTGATGAATGCACATTGTAGTGAAGGGAAATTGGTAGAGGCATTTGAGATATTTGATAAGATGAGGGAGTTGCAGGTCCAGTCAGATTCAAGTACGTATAGTGTTCTGATAAGGAGTTTGTGTCACACTGGTGATTTTGAGAGAGCAGAGAAGTTGTTTGATGAGCTGTCAGAGAAAGAGATCTTGTTGAGTGAGACTGGGTGTGCTCCTCTGGTTGCAGCATACAACCCTATGTTTGAGTATTTGTGTGGAAACGGGAAGACTAAGAAGGCAGAGACAGTCTTTAGGCAGCTGATGAAGAGAGGAACACAAGATCCTTCATCTTTCAAGACTTTGATCTTGGGACATTGTAAGGAAGGCACATTTAAAGCTGGCTTTGATCTGTTGATCTTGATGTTAAGGAGAGATTATGTTCCTGATTTTGAGACATATGATTCATTGATTAATGTTCTCTTGCAGAAGGGTGAACCTCTTCTTGCCCAGGAGACTCTAGAGAAGATGCTGAAGAGCTCTTATCTTCCTAGAACATCTACTTTCCACTCTATTCTTGCAGAGCTTGTGAAAAAGAAGTGTGCCCACGAATCTGCAAGCTTGGTAATGCTAATGTTGGAGAAAAAAGTTAGACAAAGCATCGCTCTTTCAACGCGCTCTGTTAATTTACTCTTTGGTAGTGGACTGAGGGATAAAGCATTTCAGATTGCTGCTTTGCTTTATGATAATGGATTTGTGATTGAGATAGAAGAAGTAATTGGTTTCCTTTGCCAGAATAGAAAGATCTTAGAGGCACATAAAATGTTGTTATTTAGTTTGCAGAAGAATCATGGTGTTGATATTCATTTATGCAGCACAGTTATTGAAGGTCTTTGTAAAGCCCATAAACTTTCAGAAGCATTTGAATTGTACTATGAATTGGTGGAGAAGGGGCTCCATCAACAGTTGCCTTGCCTAGAAGATTTGAAAATTTCCCTAGAGACCGGTGGAAGACCAAAGGAAGCTGAGTTTGTATTTAAGAGGATGTCAAAACAGAGGTGA
- the LOC123205969 gene encoding multiprotein-bridging factor 1b has protein sequence MAGVGPISQDWEPVVIRKKAPNAATKKDEKVVNAARRSGADIETIKKSNAGTNKAASSSTSLNTRKLDEDTENLSHERVPTELKKAIMQARTEKKLTQAQLAQLINEKPQIIQEYESGKAIPNQQILTKLERALGAKLRGKK, from the exons ATGGCAGGAGTGGGACCTATCTCGCAGGACTGGGAACCCGTTGTCATCAGGAAGAAAGCCCCCAACGCCGCCACCAAGAAGGACGAGAAAGTCGTCAACGCCGCCCGTCGCTCTGGCGCCGATAttgaaactataaaaaaat CAAATGCTGGCACGAACAAGGCTGCCTCTAGCAGCACTTCTCTGAACACAAGGAAACTTGATGAAGACACAGAGAATCTTTCCC ATGAACGAGTACCAACTGAACTCAAGAAAGCAATTATGCAGGCACGAACTGAAAAGAAACTCACCCAGGCTCAGCTTGCTCAG CTGATCAATGAGAAGCCCCAAATTATACAGGAGTACGAGTCTGGTAAGGCCATTCCTAATCAGCAGATACTTACCAAGCTGGAGAGGGCCCTTGGTGCAAAACTGCGGGGAAAGAAGTGA